GAATCAATGTTGATTCCCTGATACTTCTTGCCGTTTAAACTTCCACCCGTAACCAGGTCATTCAAGTTATCAATCTGAGCGAATCGGATAATCGAACTCTTTTTAGTAGAGCCACCTAAGTTGATCCTCACTCTTGCGGGCCTGGGCGAGTTGGCACCAAATACCAGCCCCTTATCGGTGTCCTTTGACTTGGTGACCCCTAAGCCCTTGGCGATGTCCTTGTATTTGTCCTCTTTAGCTCTCCAGGCAAAGCGAATAGAACCAGCATTTGCAAGACTGCCCCCGAGGTCGCAATACCAGACAGTAGTAACTGAATCAGCCATGATTTAATCTCCAGTCTCAATAACGTGTATACGGGTAAGTTGGTGAATGACGTGAGCGATTAGCCCGGTGGGGTAGACTCGTCAATATAGGCAGCAGCCACAAAGACAGGTGCGCCAGTCGTCCCATCAACGCTAAACGTCATCGGCAACGTTGCGGTAACGCTCATTTCTAGGGCATCAGTATCGAACGTGATTGAGACATTGTTAGGGCTGTCTGGATTCGATTCGATTGCCTCTTGTTCCGCAATCTGCAACCTGACCAAAGCTTCAACAAACGCAGATTCGAGGTTAGGAGCATCTAAATCACCATCGCCCTTAGTAAACGTGGTATATGCCGCTGTGCCACTCGATAAAATCCACTTACCAGCAACCATGGTAGGTCTACCAGCAGTCGGGTTAATCGTCACCGTGATCGGAATGGTTGCAGTAATTGAGCATTCGGCAGGTTCAGTGTCGAAACTCACATTGAGGTTGCTGGGGGAAGCGGGGTCATCAGAAATTGCTGAGTTTTCATGCCCCTGAAGTTTACTTGCCAGCTCGATCACCGCAGCTTCGAGGGAAGTGGATTTTAAATCAGAGGTTCCGGGGTTGAAGGAGGTGAGTGAAGCAGCCATATTTTCCTGTGGTTAGTAGTCAATTCAACGGTAAATCAAAAACGCTGAAATTCAACCACAGCAAGACAAAGCTGTCCGTCGGATATTAATGTACGACGGTTCCATCCACACACGAAAATAACTTTTCTTCAGGTAGGTATAATCCACCATTGACCCCGATATATTGCCCGTAATTTACCTTTGGCAATATGCCGCCTCAGAGGATGTTTTAAAAGGGTAGGCTTTAGCCTCAAATACAACTCAGAGGCGCGATCGCAAACCCTGGAACCCTGATTCTCTCGTATTAGCTTCTAGGTAGCTAGGGTGGTGAAACACACCCTGAAAGACTTTTAAAACATCCTCTCACAGTTCTGGGGTGAAAATTGTGTTTTTCTGCGTATTGCTTGACTGACATTGCCTCTAGATTTCTGGCTTTCAACTCCTTTTTAAGTTCAATCCACGGTGACATTCTGCATCTTTTCCACCTAATATTTTGATTCAGCCCCTTGTAAACAAATCTATTACCTACCTTGATTTTCCGCATTACAGTGTGACCTCCCAGTCTGGGATAGCCTTCCCTTGACCAGTTGAAAAGAACCGCAATATGCGAGGGACTACAGTAATTTCCTTAAACCGAGTACTATCTATTCTTGTGCAAATTATTAGATTGTCTGACCGTTTTTTATTTCCCTGAACAACGGTCAACGCTTGGTTGATAACTCGCTTACCTTCATTTTCTGTTTTTGCAAACACGATAATTTTGCTGTTATCAGGCATTTCATAGGAACAGCGAATTTTTCCTTTATCCCATTGCCCTATTGGAGAGTTTTTTATTGCGGTGGTTGTGTTAGCCCAAGGAATAACGATTGAGTACTTTGGTGAATCAACTTTATTACCTTGCAGTTTTTCACCGAATTGAATAATCAGTTGAGGTCGATTATTCCCAACTTTGATATCCCATTGTTCAGGTATTGCAGCATAGGCAACTGACTCTTGATTCTTGGCTTCACATTGTTCCTTCTCAATTTCTGCCAGTCGTTCAAACTGTTGCTCAATCGTATAAGCCTGATTGCCGTTCTTGGTTGCTAGAGCCTGCACTACCTGATTGCTAATTGTCGCCTCATAAAGTCCACTATCGGCATTCAGAGAGCAAGTCACGGTCTTAACGGAGACATCGATCCAAAACACTTCTTCCTCCAACTTTTTCTCATAGCAATCACAGGGGTCTTTCTGAGGAGGCGGAAAGTCCGGCACATTAGGAGGGACTCCGTCACCCGGAGGAACACCACCGCTACCACTAGGGGGAACACCACCACCACCACCTGAACCATCACCAGGGCCACTACCACCAGGTGGGATACCAGGGCCACTACCAGTTTCCGTTCCCGGCATTCCACCCGGGCGATCGCCCGGTGAGGTACTCGTGGATGTTTGGTCTTGTGGCATTCCACCGGGAATGCTACCCGGAAACATACCGGGGCCAGTGCCAGGGTTACCACCAGGGCCAGGGTCACCTGTGGGAAAATCACCCGGTTTAGTGCCGGGGTCACCTGTTGGAACGGGGTCACCACCAGGCATCGTCCCAGGGAATAGCTCTGGAATTGGATCTACAAACGGATCATATTCAGGCGGCGGGTCAAGAAATGGAAACGGGTCAAACTCTGGCAACGGGTCAAACAACGGCCATGGGTCAAACTCCGGCCACGGGTCAAGCAACGGGTCGGGAGGATTGGGGTCAGGCAACGGCGGCGGCAGACGTACCGGGGGCGGGTCGAAGTCGGGGTCTAGCTCCGGTTGGTCGGGCGCATTGGGTTCAGGGCCAGGGCCAGGGTCAGGGGGCGGCGGCGGATCATCGTCTGGCGGTGGGTCTGGAGGTGGGTCTGGGTCTGGAGGCGGTGGTAACGGCGGCGGCACCGGCGGCGGGTCTTCAGGGTCAGGGTCGGGATAGATGGGGTCAGGAAGTCCGGGGTAAAGGTCTGGCAAATTGCCGGGGATTACATCCGGGATAGTTGCCGGGGGTGCAAAGCCAACATAGCCGCCAACGTTTGCACCTGGGAGGCCACTGCCTTGTGGTTTAACGTCTGTTGGTTCTAGGGGTATTGGCTCACCCGTGACCCGTCTGAGGTTCCATTGGTAGGAAATCACATAGCCACCAAACCCCGCGCCGTAGTACCCAGCTATGCCAATCACTGCATCGGGAAGGTTAGTGCCATCCTCCAACGGGGGAAACTTCACCCGGAGATTTACGGTATTTGGCCCCGGAAAGGGAAATCCTCCCTCCTCCTCAACAGTGATGGAGGAAAAGGGGCCGTTGAAGCTGTTGACAGCTTCCCAGGGCCGAACCCCATAACGGTCTGGATAGAAGAAATTGTTGTAGTCATTCGTTGACCAGACGATAAAAACGATGCCCTCTGAGCTACCCGGTGGGAGCTGCTGAGGGGGTTGGTCAACGCAACTACCTAAACCCAATTGACAGGCGAGGTCAGGGTCAAGAAATGACGCAGTTGTTCCAGGGATGCCAGGGACTTTTTTACCAGGTAGCCGCCCAGGGGGTTCTGGTGGTGGCACGGGCAACGGTCGCTTAAACGGGACAATGCGATTTACCCCCTGACCCGGAAGACCAGGGGGCAGACGAACTGGGGGAGGAGCTGGCAGCGCCATTAGCTCTTATATTCGGTGGGAATTGAAGCCGAGCCGATATCTTGGGCAAATGTCCAAATCTTGGCGTTACCTCTACGCCAGGGGTCATTAAGGGGGATTGAGATCCGTGCAATATGCCGCCATTGTTGCGGGTCTACGGCGGTGATTAGGAAGGGGCCAGCTTCCGCAACCCGTGCAGCTTGACCACTAGCCTCAATCGCAGTAGTGCCGGGGTACAGCTCGTTCAAAATTGTCGTGACCCAAACTGCAAGTTTTTCTAGGCTGTTAATCGAGCTTGGAATATCGCTGGTGGAAAAGGCTGTCATGGTGGTGATTTAAACTCATCAATCTCAGCCTAGATAGACCTATCAATGATGGGAATTGCCCACTTCTATACAAAAGTGGAACCCTAAATAAATGCTCAAACTGATTGATGCATAAGAGTTTCAGGGGTATCTTTAATTAGGAGAAATGGAGAATGTTCTGGTTTTGATTTGCTAGAACATAAAAGTGGAACATGAAGCTTTGTGGATTCGGTCAGGCGACTCCGTTTGATGAGAAAAGTTTTGCAAAGGTGCGGGATAATTTCCCAAACGAAACCCATCGGCTGTTGTTTGCGATCGCCTGGTATTCGCTGGAGCGTTGGGGAGCTATTCTCCAGCTCCAGGTCGATGACGTTTATTTGGACTCTAGGCGGCGAACCCCCCGGAAAACGATTCTGTTCCCAGCGCCGACTCGCAAGGATAGAAAGACGAGGGAAGTCCCGATCTCAAAATCTCTAGCTCTGGAACTCAGAGCCTATCACCCGCCGATCGCGGGATATCTGTTTCCGTCCTTGCTGCGGCCTGGGATGCCGTTGAGTTTTAGGGCGGCAGATAGAGCCCTTCGACGGGCGCTGGTCAGATGTGGGCTGGCAAACCAGGGTTTCTCGACCCACAGCACCCGCCGGGGCGGCATTACTTTATTGGCGGCCAGGGGGACACATCCCAAGGTCATCCAAGCCCTTACGGGTCATAGCTCTCTGGCGACTCTTGGCCGCTATATTGACGTGTCCGAGGAACAGAAAGAATCGGCTGTAGCACTCTTGTGAAGCTCTTTGTGAAGCTCTTTACCGATATACCGAGATTTGACCTTCGCGCCGTCACGCCAGTAGGCATACCAGTACGGGCCATGGGGACAGGTGCCGCATGTGGGTTTCCCGCACCGTCGGTACTGTTGCTGGTAGCTGATGTCTTGTGTAACAAGCTCTTGTGTAACAGGCTCTTCTTTATCTGTTACACAAGACAGACTTGGAGCAGTAAATTCCACCGTCGCCGGCGGGACATCTGACTCGGCCATTGCCCCCCGGTGGACATACTCAATGCGAATCAGGCCCATCCTCTCCCCCAGGGCGATCGCGTCAACAGCGATCGCGGAAAATGGCGACCGATAGATGCATTGCCGGGATGCCGGATAGGATTTAAAACCCCGGTCGTCATCGTCGCTATCAGCAGCATCGATGCTGCCCCTGGCCGCAGGCCTTGACACAGCTGTGTCAGTCTCAGAGGGCTTATCCGGCAAGGGTTCTGGCTGCCTTTCCAGCGCCGGAAGCTTCATCAACCGTTGCTGATGGATCCAGACATCCTGACGCTTGCCAGTAGCCGGTGGCTGATCCAGAACCACTGGGTAGTGGTTAAGCACCTTGCGGCTGCTCTTGCGCTCCTGGATCGTGCCGATCGCCCCAGGGGGAGCATAAGCCTGTTCAACCCAGCCACCAGGAAGCACCACTATCACCCGATCTCCGGGGACAAATGCACCAGCTGCAGCTGCCACCTGTATGTCATTTTTGGTGGCCTGATGACGTACAGCTTCACTGGCTACCCACTCACCATCTACCAGGGTGTGGTCTAGGCCAGGGATTAACCCTAACTGGATGCGTTGGGGGGAGCTGCTGCCCATTGCCATTACTCATGACCCTGGATGGGTTGGGGACTGAGGTCATCTGGCAGGCGATCGAACTCATCTAGAACACCTACCACCTCGCTGATTTTCCCAGTGATAACGATGTCGAGCGGTAGATTCTTCGGCTTGACTCCTAGCGCATAACAAAACCTTCTCAACTGGTCGATCGCCAGTGTTGGCGTACTTCTTCCTTTCTCCCAGTTTCGGACAGTTGTTTCTGAAACCCCAACAACATCAGCTAGTTGTTGTTGTGTCAACTCAGCTAGTGAGCGTAGCCGCATAAGTGGTGACTGAACTCGTTTGTACATTTTACCGTAATTTAGGTTGACGGTTAGCGTCAATTGGATTTACGCTTATAGGCATAAACAAAGAGACGGACGGGGTTGCCCCATCCGCCACTGAGTTTTAGTGCTTTTCATACCCTAGTTTCCCAGACTCCATGAGCCTGTAAGTCGTCGCGTCCGCATTGCCTGGTATCAGTGGATTTGAGGGTTCTTACGCAATTTTTCACATTTGTTCACATTCTCACCTGCGATCGCGGCTAATAACCGGGCGATCGCTAGCTCTGCTATGGCTATTTACAAAATTCCCAAGGGCACCATCCCCAGGGAATGCCGGGGTTGCAATGCCCTGATCTGGTGGGTCGAGACGAAACACAAACGCTGGATTCCTGTTGATATCTCAGGAGAAGCCCATTTTGTTAGCTGTCCCCAGGCTTCTCGTTTTCGCAGACCCCGCCGTCGTCCAGACAAGGGGTCATCATGACCACCAACACATACCGTAAGGGGTGCATGGGCTGTAGTTCTCTGGTGGGGTGGTATCGGGATGCAGGTAACCGCTGGCTACCTGTCCACTACAAAACCAAATCCCACGAACTGGGCTGTTTATTTCGCAAACATCACCGCCGTCAACATAGGGGGGCATCATGACATTCTTCGTTAGGTTGCCTGAGAGCAGTCGGATCATCAATCTGGAGGGGTTGAGGGAAATCAAAATCATTGATGAGCTGGATGGCCTCTGCCTCAAGTGGCATGAGTACACTCTCATGCTCAGTGGCGGCGATCGCACGGCGGTTCTGAATGCGATCGCACGCGAGCAGCCGGCTCAATTCCCCGACTTCCCCTTTGACCAGTCAGATGACCATCCCTTTTAGCTGTTAGCCAACCAAAACAATGACTACAACCAACTGGAAAACACTGCTGATAAAGGAGTTGGTCGAAATCCTTCTCCGACTAACTCACGAATCAACATTTTCATCGCGCGACGCTATCGATCGACTGCGAAATACGGCAGACTGGCTCGACAAAACCGCCTGATGAGTCCTTGAAACAGGACGAAACATCCCGCCCTGGGATGTCGCGGTGCGGGGTCGCTCCCTGTCCGTAGGGTGCCTAGAGAAGGAAGTGAGCTAGGGCTCATATGTATTCATAGGCTTATACCCTTTACAATCCCAAATCGCTTTGAAAGTGAATGAGGCTACGGCCTATGGGTGATTCATAAGCACCACCGGGATTGTTAATAGCGATTGCTCACCTACTCAGCTAAATCATGCTTAGAGGATGTTTTAAAAGGGTAGGCTTTAGCCTCAAATACAACTCAGAGGCGCGATCGCAAACCCTGGAACCCTGATTCTCTCGTATTAGCTTCTAGGTAGCTAGGGTGGTGAAACACACCCTGAAAGACTTTTAAAACATCCTCTTAGAGTCCTCGGATTGGATGTGTCCAAGGACAACGTTACCTGTTGTCTTTTGACCACCAGGGTTGAACCTCGAAAATTATATCTAGACCATGAATTCCCCAGGCTCTATGCCAATACCATCGGCATTAAAGGGCTGCTGTCCCTGAAGCCGAATGTGGCAGTGCTGGAACCCACCGGAATGAACTACACCAAGATATGGGTCACCAAACTCATTGAAGCTGGGGTAGAGGTGGTGTTGGTGGGGCACAAGCAGCTCAAAATCCATCGGGTAGCGATCGGGCTGCCAGATAAGGATGATGAGGCAGATAGTCTAGCGCTGGCTGATTACTATCAGTCCTACTGCCATGACCCCACACGCTTTGTCAGAATGCGTGACCCGTTGGTGGCTCAAATGCGTGACCTGGTGCTGAGACTTCATCACCAGGCGCGGGTACAGTCGCCCATCATCAACCGTCTCAGGCAAGACCTGATCTGGCAATATCCAGAGGGTGCAAAGAGATCGCTGGATGCCATCATTTTCTGGCGGTGGTTGGCAGGGGAGGGTAAGTCAGGAAAGTATGACCTGGAGTATGCCAATACCTGCGGGTTGGGGCTGACGGATTTCACCAGGGAATCGGCCCAAGTCCTGAACAAGGTGATGCGCCAGGAGCTGGAAATTGACCGTCAGCTCCGAGAATGTCTCCATGATGCCCGGTTCAACAGCTACCGCCAGATCATGGCAAAGTTCGGCATGGGGGAGCGGGTGCAAGCCCTGATCATCTCGCAGATTTACCCCTTGCAAAATTATCTGGAGAATAACGAACCGATCATGATTCTCAGTCGTTCCAAGACCAAACCGGGGAAGCAGACCACCAAACATATCAGTGAACGCAAGTTTACCAAGGCTCTGGGGATGTCTCCTGAACGGGAATGGTCAGGCGATGGCAAGAAGACCAAAAAGTCCGGTTCGGAGCTGTGCAGAACCGCGATGTGGCAGTGGTTGTTTACTCGTGTTGAGGTCAAACGGTGCCGACCTGTGAATCTGCCTGTGGTCAATTGGGAGATAGATCACGATCTGCATCGGCTAGACTCTGGCACTCTGGCTGATTACTTTGACTGGCTTAAGGGTAGGATGCCCATTAAGCTGGCACGTTCTAAAACCTGTGCCAAGGCGGTTAAAGCTCTCTTCTATGAGCTGGTTGCAACCATTGATTAAACGGGACTAAAAGGGCGGTCTTTGACGATCGCCCTTTCTCATTACAGAAACCCACTAAAGTGAATAAATACTGTTTTGCCGTCTGTCCGGCAGTGTGTTCTAGCAAATAAGCTGTGAAGTCACCCGCCTGGTGATCGCTGATATGCTGGGCCATTGCTACCTCAAAGAACCGCTTCAGATGAGAGAGCAGCGACTTGTACTTCTGATACCCACTCCTGGAGAGAGCTTTCTCTCACTTCATCGCTAGGGCATAGTGATCGAACAGTTCATAAACAGTAAGCTCAGTCGCAGTCTTACCAAGGGTTCGAGGTCGGTACTTCAGCAGCGTAGGGTCAAAATATCCGGCTTGGATATTTAACTCAATCTGGCTGGCTTTCTGACGAGCTACAGCTCGCCCCGTGGGGTTTATCAGCTACTCCACAACTTATGTGTACCGCTTGCCCTGGTAGAGCCACCGTAGCCTCAGCCGTCCATCGTGGGTTTCAATTGTGCATTTCATAGCGGGGTAATTTCCGGGGTAGATCTACAACCCCAGACACCCTAATAAGCCTATGTATGGTGTCTTGTTGACAACGCAAAGGGGCCTTCAAGAGTTGCCTGGAACTCCCAAAAGCCTTAATAGTTATAGGTTCCCCAACCAGAGCCCGTGACGAGGATTGAACTCGTGACCTCACCCTTACCAAGGGTGTGCTCTACCACTGAGCCACACGGGCAATTTAGTTGATCGTGGTGGGCCGGGCTAGATTCGAACTAGCGTAGGCGTAGCCAGCGGATTTACAGTCCGCCCCCATTAACCGCTCGGGCACCGACCCTTTTTGTCCACGATTATCAACCATAGCAGGAAAGATAAAAAACTAGCAAGCAGTGCCTGGGTTACCCTTGATATTTCTCACTTTTAGATTTGGAAACTTACTTGACAAGCCCTACGTCTCTAGAGTGTAATCAAAACCAACATTCGAAATTGTAAAAATTATTAATGAATCATCTTGGAGGATAGTACTATTTTTACCCCTTGCAATTCCCTAGAGTCCCAGTCTGCCGCTGAGGGTAGCCACGAGCAATCTGTGCTGCATATTTGGGGGCGATCGCCCCTGAACGGCCATGTAAAAATCAGCGGGGCCAAGAATGCAGCCCTTGTCATTATGGCCGGAGCCTTGCTCTGCCCCCAAGAATGCCGGATTCGTAATGTTCCGTCCTTAGCAGATGTACGGCGGATGGCTGAGATTCTGATGGCATTGGGTATTAGTGTGCAACAGCAGGATGACAGCCTCACCATTAATGCCCAGCACATTGGACAGTCTCACGCACCCTACGAACTTGTAAGTCAGCTGCGAGCCAGCTTCTTTGTCGTCGGGCCGCTGTTGGCTCGCCTAGGCATTGCTAGGGTACCCTTGCCGGGGGGATGTGCTATTGGAGCCAGACCCGTGGATTTGCATGTTCGTGGGTTGCAAGCAATGGGGGCGGATGTTCAGATTGAACATGGGATTGTCCAAGCCTGTGTCACGGGAAGCAGCCGTCGACTGCAGGGAGCGAGAATTTACCTTGACTATCCCAGTGTCGGAGCGACAGAAACCTTAATGATGGCTGCCACCCTTGCAGAGGGTGAAACCATTATTGAGAATGCAGCCCAAGAGCCAGAGGTTGTGGATCTTGCCAACTTCTGTCGGGCGATGGGGGCACGGATTCGGGGTGCAGGTACCAATACCATTGTGATTCTAGGGGTTCCTAGCTTACATACCACCGACTACAGCATTATTCCCGATCGGGTTGAGGCCGGAACCTTCTTGGTTGCAGGAGCAATTACCCGGTCTGAAATTAGTCTCTCTCCCGTTATCCCTGACCATTTAACAGCAGTACTGGCGAAATTACGAGAAATTGGAGCTGAAATTGTCGCGGAGTCACCCAACCACCTGAGAATTCTGCCAATGCAGACATGTCTGGGCACAGATATTGAAACCCTCCCCTACCCCGGATTCCCCACCGATATGCAGGCTCAATTTATGGCGCTGTTGACCCTCAGTGATGGGGACAGTGTGATCACGGAAACCGTATTTGAGAATCGCCTGCGCCACGTAGCAGAATTAAATCGTATGGGGGCGGATGTCCGGGTCAAAGGTAATCATGCCATTGTCAGAGGTGTCCCTTTTCTATCAGGTGCCCCGGTGGTAGCAACGGATTTAAGGGCATCGGCAGCGCTCGTACTGGCAGGCTTGGCCGCGGAAGGGAAGACCACGATTCAGGGATTACAGCATCTGGATCGGGGGTATGAGAACTTGGAGTCCAAGCTCAAACAACTCGGAGCTAGAATCCAGCGGGTTGTCGCCGATGCTGAAACGGTTGATCTGCCAGTACTCCCTGTTTCCCTTAGCTAATCGGTGAGTGTATTTGCCGAAATCGGACTGATAATGAGAAGGAGATTAAATAACCCTGGATCAACCCGGTTCGATTTTGCAGACGGGACAGGATAATCGTATTCTGCCTCGGTAGAATTTCTATGTATGATAATGACGATTTAACGTTCTTGGATGTTGGAGGTGATCTGGAGAGTCCTCTCGATCACCTAGAAGTAGTTGAAACTGCATCAGATCAGGTTCAGCCTGATCCAGATCTGATGCTGGTACTGCTTGAGTCGGCGGACGTGCAGCAACGTATGCTGGCGGCGCGAGCTTTCTGTGACTTGCAAGATCAGAGAGCGATTCCTCATTTGACGCACTTGTTGACGGATGGGTGTCCCCTCGTACGGGTGAGTGCAGCCTATGCCCTAGGACGCAACCCCAGTGTGGAGGCCGTCGAAGCCCTGATTCATCAGCTCAACCGGGATTGGAATGGTTATGTTCGCAAGGGCATTGTCTGGGCGTTGGGTAACTGCCACGATCGCAGAGCGTTGCTCCCCCTCGTCCAAACCCTGAAATTGGATATTTCAGCCGTGCGGTTATGGGCGGCGAGTTCCCTAGCGCAGATGGTTGCGGTGGGCTATGAATCGGTGGTCGCAGTCCTGCCACCGCTGATTGAGGCTCTGCGACAGGATGCCATCCCCGCCGTTCGCAGTAATTGTGCCTGGTCCTTGGGGCAACTGTGTCGCGAACTCCCCTCGAATGTGGTCTATGCCACCGCGATCGATGCCCTGATCGAGACCTTTGTGGAGGATACAGACCTGGGAGTGCGGGAAGATGCCAAGGCAGCCTTGTTAAAGGTGGGGGATCCCCGTGCTTTACAACTGATTGCTGAGTTGGAGCAGGAGGGTTTTTTGTAAGGTGACCGCATCCAGTATCCTGCCAATTTGTGATCACGCTGTAATCTGTATTTGGTGAATTTCCATGCAACTCCGTTTAGATAGCGATCGCCTGTGCATTCAACTCGAATGGTTTGAGCAACTCTGGGCCTTCAACCTCAATAACACCTTCACAATTCCCCTTACCCATATTCTGCAAGTCAGCACCGCCTCCCCCCAGAGCAACTGGGGAGAGATTCGGGCCCCTGGGACGTTTGTACCCGGCGTGATTAAAGCCGGAACTTACTACACCCGCGAAGGGCCGGAGTTTTGGTATGTCACCCGTGACCAGGACTACTTAACCCTAGAGTTACAGGAAGAATTCTTCAAACGGATCATTCTCACCCTGGATGATGCGGCTACCTGGGCGACCCAAATGACTACCGTATTGACCAGCCCGCCGCCGGAGGCGAGTAGCAAGCCGCCCCAGGATTAGGATTAGCTACGTTGCTGCCCCATGGCGCGGCCTGCCAACCAGGCGGTTGTCCAGGCACTCTGGAAATTAAACCCACCGGTGATGCCATCAATATCCAGCACTTCCCCTGCCAAGTAGAGTCCCGGACAACAGCGGCTCTCCATGGTTTTTAAAGTTGACTTCTTTGAGGGTGACGCCCCCACAGGTGACAAATTCTTCCTTGAAGGTGCTCTTGCCTTGCAGGGAGTAGCTGCCCTGAGTTAGTTCTTGCAGCAGCCGATTCAGGGTAGGGGTGGAGAGTTGAGCCCAACGGTCTGCACTGCCAATGCCCACGTGTTCCGTCAGGCGTTCCCACAGGCGACGAGGAATGGGCACTGGACAGCTAGCGGCGATCGCTCGCCGAGGCAGTTGGGATTTCACCCCCAGGAACTGCTGCCGCAATGTCTCTAGATTC
This genomic window from Neosynechococcus sphagnicola sy1 contains:
- a CDS encoding tyrosine-type recombinase/integrase, producing the protein MKLCGFGQATPFDEKSFAKVRDNFPNETHRLLFAIAWYSLERWGAILQLQVDDVYLDSRRRTPRKTILFPAPTRKDRKTREVPISKSLALELRAYHPPIAGYLFPSLLRPGMPLSFRAADRALRRALVRCGLANQGFSTHSTRRGGITLLAARGTHPKVIQALTGHSSLATLGRYIDVSEEQKESAVALL
- a CDS encoding helix-turn-helix transcriptional regulator, with translation MYKRVQSPLMRLRSLAELTQQQLADVVGVSETTVRNWEKGRSTPTLAIDQLRRFCYALGVKPKNLPLDIVITGKISEVVGVLDEFDRLPDDLSPQPIQGHE
- a CDS encoding IS110 family transposase, with protein sequence MSKDNVTCCLLTTRVEPRKLYLDHEFPRLYANTIGIKGLLSLKPNVAVLEPTGMNYTKIWVTKLIEAGVEVVLVGHKQLKIHRVAIGLPDKDDEADSLALADYYQSYCHDPTRFVRMRDPLVAQMRDLVLRLHHQARVQSPIINRLRQDLIWQYPEGAKRSLDAIIFWRWLAGEGKSGKYDLEYANTCGLGLTDFTRESAQVLNKVMRQELEIDRQLRECLHDARFNSYRQIMAKFGMGERVQALIISQIYPLQNYLENNEPIMILSRSKTKPGKQTTKHISERKFTKALGMSPEREWSGDGKKTKKSGSELCRTAMWQWLFTRVEVKRCRPVNLPVVNWEIDHDLHRLDSGTLADYFDWLKGRMPIKLARSKTCAKAVKALFYELVATID
- the murA gene encoding UDP-N-acetylglucosamine 1-carboxyvinyltransferase; translation: MLHIWGRSPLNGHVKISGAKNAALVIMAGALLCPQECRIRNVPSLADVRRMAEILMALGISVQQQDDSLTINAQHIGQSHAPYELVSQLRASFFVVGPLLARLGIARVPLPGGCAIGARPVDLHVRGLQAMGADVQIEHGIVQACVTGSSRRLQGARIYLDYPSVGATETLMMAATLAEGETIIENAAQEPEVVDLANFCRAMGARIRGAGTNTIVILGVPSLHTTDYSIIPDRVEAGTFLVAGAITRSEISLSPVIPDHLTAVLAKLREIGAEIVAESPNHLRILPMQTCLGTDIETLPYPGFPTDMQAQFMALLTLSDGDSVITETVFENRLRHVAELNRMGADVRVKGNHAIVRGVPFLSGAPVVATDLRASAALVLAGLAAEGKTTIQGLQHLDRGYENLESKLKQLGARIQRVVADAETVDLPVLPVSLS
- a CDS encoding HEAT repeat domain-containing protein, which produces MYDNDDLTFLDVGGDLESPLDHLEVVETASDQVQPDPDLMLVLLESADVQQRMLAARAFCDLQDQRAIPHLTHLLTDGCPLVRVSAAYALGRNPSVEAVEALIHQLNRDWNGYVRKGIVWALGNCHDRRALLPLVQTLKLDISAVRLWAASSLAQMVAVGYESVVAVLPPLIEALRQDAIPAVRSNCAWSLGQLCRELPSNVVYATAIDALIETFVEDTDLGVREDAKAALLKVGDPRALQLIAELEQEGFL
- a CDS encoding NAD(P)/FAD-dependent oxidoreductase, producing the protein MLDIDGITGGFNFQSAWTTAWLAGRAMGQQRS